The following is a genomic window from bacterium.
CGGGCACGCCGTCGACGTCCAGGATCATCATGATCGCGAGGCCGGCGAAGCGGCCGAGCAGGGTGCGGACGAAGATCCCGAGGAAGAGGCCGATCACCACGCGGACCCAGGGCGGGGACTCGATCAGCGAGTCGAGGCTGCCGCTCAGGCGGCGCAGCGGCGCCGGGGGGAGGTGATAGCGGCATCCAGTCCTCCGTGCCAGGGTGCGACGAGGCGTCAGCGAGGGGAGCGACGGCAGTCACGGGATCGTCCTCGGTGAAGCGCGTCTCCACCGCGATCACGAGCGGCTAGGGTTCTCGAATGCCGCGGACCGCCGAGTCAGTGAACGTCGATTCCGGACCGCTCGAAGCGCCCACACGCGCGCCCGACGCGATCGCCGAGTGGGTCGATCGGCACCTGCACGGGCTGATGGGCGACGACGCGGCGGCGTCGCCTCGTTTTCGGGGCGGCCAGGCAGCCGCGGACGAAGCCCTCGAGCGATTCGACGTCGGGGGCTACGCCTCGAAGCGCAACGTCGTCGAGCCGGCGCAGGCGCGCGGTGCGTCCGGTCTCTCGCCGTGGATCCGGCACGGATACCTCCCGCTGACGCGAGTGTGGGGCGCCGTCGAAGGCGGGCCGCCGCGCGATGTGGCGAAGTTCCGGAGCGAGCTGCTCTGGCAGGAGTACGCGCGCCACCTCTACGCGAGGATCGGTCGCGCGAGTGGGCGTTCGCTGCGTTTCGCCGCGGTCGAGCGCGGGGCGGGACGGATGGGGGCGCGGGCGTCGGCCGGGATGGCGTGCATCGAACGCCTGCGCGACGAGCTCCACCGCGACGGCTGGATCCCGAACGCTTCGCGGATGTGGGTCGCGTCCCATTGGAGCGTGCGCGGGCAGGGCGGGTGGCGCGACGGCGAGGATCGCTTCTTCCAGCATCTGCTCGACGGCTCCCGGGCGGCGAACCGACTCGGCTGGCAATGGACGGCCGGGGCGCAGACGGGGCGCCTCTACACGTTCGAGCGCGGTCAGGTCGAGCGGCAGGCACCGGATTGGTGCCGCGATTGTCCGCGGAACGGCGACTGTCCGATCGAAGGGGCGCCGAATGTCGAGGCTCCGGTCCATGCGGCGATGCCGGCCCCGGGGCTGGGTCGCGTGCGCGACGCGAGGAGCGGAGCCGGGCCGTCGGCGGTCGTCGATCGAGGCGAGCCCGAGGCCGTCTGGCTGACGGCCGAGTCGCTCGGGCACGCGGATCCGGCGCTCGCGGCCCATCCGGAGCTCCCGGTCGTCTTCGTCTTCGATCGCGGGCGTCTCGCGAGATGGCGGCTCTCGCGAAAGCGCCTCGTCTTTCTCGTGGAGGGGCTCGCCGAGCTGGCGGAGCATCGTTCCGTCGCGCTCCACGTCGGGGATCCCGCGCGGGTCCTGGCGGGGCGCCCGCTGGCCGCCACCCATGCGCCCGTACCCGGCTGGCGATTCCTGGCGACGCGACTCGAGATCGCGCAGGAATACCCGTGGCCGTGGCTGGTGGCCCCGCACGCCGGCTCCATCGGGTCGTTCAGCGCCTGGAGGAAGAAGATCACACCGCCGAGGTCGAGTGGTCCGCAGCAGGACCTCGGGCTCTAGCGAGCCCCGGATCGCGCGCGAGTCGGGGGCCGGGGGTGCCGTGGCCAGGCCCATTCGTCATGCTTGGTCGACCCGCTCCTCGTTCAGGGCGCCGCCTCCGGCCAGGCGCCTCGGAGAATCGACCGTGCGAACGATCTCGCCCCCTGGCAGCTACCACGACGAACGTGAAATCGAGGCGGTGACCGACCTGCTCCGATCGAGCCACCTGCAGATCGGAGAGAACGTCGAGGCCTTCGAGGCCGCGGTCGCGTCGTTGATGGCGAAGAAGCACGGCGTGATGGTGAACTCGGGCACGTCGGCGCTCTACCTGGCCCTCGACCTCCTCGATCTCGAGCCCGGCGACGAGATCATCACGTCCGTCCTGACCTTCTCGGCGGACATCGCCCCCATGGTCCGCGCGGGCGTCATCCCCGTCTTCGTCGACGTCGACGAGACGGGCTACCAGATCGACGTGACGAAGATCGAGGAGCGGGTCGGGCCGAGGACGAAGGCGATCCTGACGCCGAACCTGATCGGCAACTGCCCCGACTGGGACGTGATCCGGGACATCGCGGATCGCCACGGTCTCAAGGTCGTCGAAGATACCTGTGACGTCCTGGGCGACACGCGGCTTCGCGGCACGCCGACGGGGACCCGCGCCGATCTCGGCGTGACGAGCTTCGCCGTGACGCACTCGATCACGGCGGCGGGCGGAGGAGGGCTGGTCGGCCTCGACGATCCGGACCTCCTCGATCGCTGTCTCGTGAAGCGACGCTGGGGGCGCCGGTCGGAGCGGTATCTCTTCGGAAGCAAGCGCGGCCAGAGCGATCGGTTCAGTGCGACCGTCGACGGGCTCGCCTACGACAACATCTTCGTCTTCGAGGAGCCGCTCGTGTGGAACTTCGAGCCGACCGAGCTGGCGGCGGCCTTCGGGCGCGTCCAGCTCGAGAAGCTCGACGCGTTCAATCGGCGTCGTCGGGCCAACTTCGAGCGCTATGACGAGTGGTTCCTGGAACACGAGGACCGCTTCATCCGCCCCACGACGACGCCTGGCGTCGAGACCACGTGGATGCTCTACCCCTACATGGTCCGCCCCGATTCGAAGCTGTCACGCGGCGAGACGCAGGAGCTCCTCGAGAAGCAGGGCGTCCCCACTCGGGTCGTCTGGAGCGGAAACATCACCCGCCAGCCCGGCTTCTCGGAGATCGAACGCCGCGACCCCGAGGACGGCTACCCGAACGCGGATCGGGTGATGGAGTACGCGCTCATGCTGCCCACGCACCAGGGGCTGACCGACGACGACATCGACTACGTCCTCGACGTGCTCGAACAGACCCTCGGCTAGCGACGCGATCCCGCCGAGCGACGAAGGAGGCTTCCTGATGCGAATCCGTCCTCTCGACATGAGCGAGTGGAGTCCGAAGATCCTGGCGAAGCTCGCGAGCATCGGCCGCGTCCATGTCGACGACGCCGAACGAGCGACCCCGGATCCCGACGGCGCCGAGCGGAAATCGCCCCCCGGCATGCTGAACACCGTGGTCCACCACCCGGACCTGGTCGAGCCCTTCCTCGACTTCGCCAACGTCATCGCGTTCAAGGGGAGTCTCCCGCGCCGGGAGTCGGAGCTGCTCGCGCTCCGCGTCGCGTGGAACTGCCGGAGCGAGTTCGAGTGGGGGCACCACGTCGACTACGCGCGCGATGCGGGGCTCTCCGACGGGGAGATCGCGCGGATTCCTGCCGGGCCGAACGCGGAGGGCTGGTCCGACATCCAGCGGGCCCTGCTCGAGGCGGCCGACGAGCTCCACACGACCCAGAACGTGTCGGACGAGGTGTGGGCGAAGCTCGCGGGCGTCTACTCCGAGAAGCAGCTCGTCGAGGTGCTCTTCGTGGTGGGGGAGTACACGATGCTTTCGATGGTCGTGAACGCGTCGGGGGTGGCGCTCGAGCCGGGCTTCGATCCGTTGCCCGACGATTCGCTCGCCTAGGGCGTTCCGGTTTCGCGCTGATCGTCGATCACGAGCACGATGTTCGCGATCAGCCCCGTGTCGTCGCACAGGCCGGTCACCGACGCTTCATCGCCCACCACGACGCCATCGGTCACGGCGGTCTCGCTGCCTTCCTCGGTGATCGTCACCGACAGCGCGCGCGTGTTCTCGTCCGTCGTCACCGCGAGCGGTCGCCCGGATCGACACGGATTCACATCGAGGTCGAGCTCGAAGCCGTCGTCCAGGACCTTGACCACCTCGCCGGTCACGAGCAGCTCGCCGGCGCGCTCGACGTCGACGAGGACGAGTGCCCCGCGGATGAAGTCGGGATCGTCCAGCACGAGCACCCCGTCGACGGTCAGCGGGTCGCCCTCGAAGACGTCCTCGAGTGCGAGCGGCGCGCCGGTCGTCGTGAGGATCCGCGTGCCGTTGCCACCAGGCGGTGCGCTCTGGAGCGCGACGTCGATCGGGTCGAGAGCGCTGACCGCCTGATCGGGATCCAGCAGGATCGGGAGGACGTCGACCGTCGGCGGTGCGTCGACCACGCCCGAGAGGCGGAGGGCCTCGCCGAGCTGCACGACGAAGGCGTCGACGGTCAGGAGGCCCTGGCGATCGATGACGGGGCGGCCGGCGTCGTCGATGAGAACGGCCGCTGCGGGAATCTCTTCGGGTTCGACGTCGCAGCTCGTGGGGCGTGGCTGGAGACCGGGCGGCCGGCCGAGGAACCAGATCCGGCATGCGCCGCGCGGCGGGCGCTGGCCGGGCGGGACGCGGACCACGGGAACGGCCGGCAGCGTGTCGTCGACGAGTCCCACGAGCGTGACGGACTCGCCGACCCAGAATTCGTCGAAGAGATCGTCGAGGGCGCGCGGGCGGCCTTCGCTCTCGACGTTGTCGAAGAAGGCGCTGTCTTCGTCGAGGCGGGCCGTAACGCAGCCGCGCTGGGCGGGCAGCTCGACGGTCTCGGCGACGGAGACGGCATCGCAGACGAGGATCTCGTTCTCCTCGGCGTCGACCTCCGCAACGGTGCCCTCGACACGGACGACCTTCTCTTCGAACGCGGCACTCACGAGATCCGCGTGGATGACCGGGCGGAAGAGGAATCGTTCCGAGCCGGGCGGCGCTTCGACGATGTGGATCGAGCGGCCTGCGTCGATGTCGAGCTGGAGGTAGGCGAGCTCGCCGTCTTCGATCTCGATGCAGCCGCCTGGAACGACCTCGATCCGCCCACTGTTCCCGGGGCGCTCGGCGTCGACCCGTTCGCCGTTGGTGAAGACCAGCTCGATCCGGGCGACCTCGAGGCGGAGGCGGCAGTAGCGGCCGGCGGGAACCGTCCGGTGGAGGCCGAGGGGGAGCGAGTGCGTGCGAAGCTCCAGCAGGTCGATCGGCTGACCGTCTCCCTCGTAGAGCACTTCGCGGGCGCCGTCTTCGCCGCGAAGCTCCATTCGGACGACCGTCAGGTTGATCTCGGAGAAGAGGCTCGGGTCGGCCGGCGCATCCGTCAGGAGGATCGCGACGGCGCCTTCGCCGCCGACGGCCGCCGCAGTCGAGGTCGAGGAGGAGCCGCCGCCGCCGTCGGCGCAGCCGAGCGAGAGGGCGAGGAGGGCAACGGCGAGGAACGTCGCCCCTCGCGGCAGAAGGCGTTCGAAGGCGGGCAGCAGCATGGGGGGACCTCGTGATCATTCAGCGGGAGCAGCGCGTGCTCTTCCATTATAGGAAAGAATGCCGGCCGGCAGGGATCAGGCACGCGTGGAGCCCCGTCGACGCGGGGCGGCGGGATTCGGCGAGCGAGGGGAACGATGCGACCCGGCTCGGCGAGAGCGTGCGCCGGCAGGGCCCGTCGCGATTCTTGATGTGGAACTGGCGGTCTAGACGAGCTCGATTGTACGCAGCCGTCAATGGCATAGCTTGTGCCAATAGATGATCGGCCGCCGGTCGGCCCCGCGCGCTCGACCGACCGTCGTACGTCGAAGTGGCGCTTGCGGTTCCACCCACCCGGAGAAGAAGACATGAAGATCGGACTCATTCCCGCGAACATCGGGGCCCCGAACGGCGAGATGATGATCGGGTTGGCCAAGCTGGCCGAGCAGGTCGGCTTCGAGTCGATCTGGACCTTCGAGCACGTGATCATCCCGGTCGACTACGCGTCGAAGTACCCCTACAGCGCGGACGGCAAGATGGGCGTCGACCCCGACGCGAACTTCGTCGACCCGCTGATCGCGCTCACGGCGATCGCCGCGCAGACGACGACCATTCGGCTGGGGACCGGCGTGAACATCCTCTCCCAGGCGAATCCGCTCTACGTGGCGAAGCAGGCGGCCAGTCTCGACTTCGTATCGGGTGGTCGCTTCGAGCTCGGGGTCGGGATCGGCTGGCTCCGCGAGGAGTTCGAGGCCTGCGGGACGCCGTTCGAGCGACGCGGTGCGCGCTTCGACGACTACGTGCAGGCGATGCGGAAGGTCTGGACCGGCGACGTCGTCGAACACGAGAGCGAGTTCCTCCACTGGACGGGATTCAAGAGCAACCCGACGCCGGTCCAGGATCCCTTCCCGGTCGTGATCGGCGGGACCAAGGGCAAGGCATTCGAGCGCGTGGCCCGCTTCGGCAACGGCTGGTTCGCGCCGACCGGGAGTCCCAAGCAGCTCGCGCCGCTCATGGGGCAGCTCGAGGAGGCCTGCGCGAAGGAGGGACGGACCGCCTCCGAGATCGAGGTCACCTCGATGTGGTTCCCGAACCCCGAGGATCTGAGCGACGTCGAGCAGTTCGCCGAGTTGGGCGTCGGGCGCCTCGTCGTGCCGGTTCCGGCGATCGTGAAGGGCAACCCGATCGAGAGCATCCAGGCCTTCGGCGAGAACGTGCTGGCGAAGCTCAAGTGAAGGCCCTTCGAACGCCCGACGAACGCTTCGCGAACCTCCCGGGCTACCCCTTCGAGCCGCACTACGTCGAGGTCGACGACACCGAGGGCGGCACGCTCCGGATGCACTACCTCGACGAGGGGCCCGCGGACGGACCGCCGGTGATGCTCCTCCACGGCGAGCCCACCTGGTCGTACCTCTATCGGAAGATGATCCCCGGACTCGTCGCGGCGGGTCATCGGGTGCTCGTTCCCGATCAGATCGGCTTCGGACGGAGCGACAAGCCGACCGAGAAGACGGACTACACCGTCGCGCGCCACGTCGGCTGGCTCCGGGCGCTCATCTCCGCGCTCGACCTTCGGGACTGCACCTTCTTCGGGCAGGACTGGGGCAGCCTGATCGGCTTCACGGCGGTGCTTCACGAGTCGTCGCGTTTTCGCGCGATCGTCGCGGCGAACGCCGGGTTGCCGGATGCGCCTCGATTCGAACGGATGATGGCCGCTTCGGCGAACTCGCCCGATCCGACCGCCTTCGCCCGTTGGCAGGGCTGGATCGCGGAGCGAACGGAAATGGCGGTCGGTCGATCCCTGCGCGAAGGACTCGTCGGGATCCCGTCCGGCGCGATGGCTCGGATGTCGGACGCCGAGGTCGCCGCCTACGACGCGCCCTTCCCGGACGCGCGCTACCAGGCGGGCGTGCTCGTCTTTCCCGCCCTCGCGAATCTCACGCCGGAAGCGATGGCGCTCTTCGAGTCGGCCTGGAATGTGCTCGATCGCTGGGAGAAGCCGTTCGTGACGGCCTATGGCAAGGCGGATCCGGTCCTCGGCCATTTCGACGCGGTCTTCCAGGAACACGTTCCCGGCGCTCAGGGGCGTCCCCACCGGGTCTTCTCGGAGGGGACGCACTTCATCCAGGAGGACGAGCCGGACGCGCTCGTCGAGACGATCCTATACGCGGCGAAGGCCTGAACCCCGCGAAGCGACCGAGCGGCTCCGCTGCTGCGAGACGAGGGGAGCGGCTCAGTCTTCGTCGAGCCGGCGAGCGACGACGGTGTCTCGCCCTCGCTGCTTGGCCTCGTAGAGTGCCGCGTCCGCGCGCTCCACCAGCGTTTCGGGAGAGCAACGGTTCGCAGGCGCCGCGACGGCGCCGACGCTGACCGTGACGTGGGTGTCCACTCGGGAATCGGGGTGCGGGATCCGGAGGCTTGCAACCGCGTCTCGACAACGCTCCGCCAGTCCTTCGAGCGATTCCGGATCGACGTCGTACCAGACGACCAGGAACTCCTCGCCTCCGTAGCGCGCAACGAGATCGACGGGGCGCTGCGCGCAATGCTCGAGGGCGCCGGCGACGTCACGAAGGCACGCGTCACCGGCCACGTGTCCCAGGGCGTCGTTGAAGCGCTTGAACTCGTCGACGTCGATCATCGCGACGGCGATCGAGAGCTCTCCGCGCGTCGCCAGTCGGTGGACGCGCGCGAGATGTTCGTCGAGATGTCGACGGTTGCGTAGGCCGGTGAGCGGATCGCGTTGGGCCTGCTCGCTCAGACGCAGCTGGCTCAGGAAGCTCGTTCGCATCGAACGTTCGATCTCCCTCGCCGCGGCGAACCCGAGCAGATTGGCTCCGACGAGCGAGATCAGCCCGCGGACCACCTTCGGAGCGGCTTCTCCGAGGACGAGCTCGCTTGCGCCGAGGGAAAGCGCCAGTAGCGCGCCGATGGCGGTGCTGTACTGGATCCGCAGGCCGCTCAGGACGTAGACGCCGAAGCTCAGGAGGACCGCTCGGTGGATCGTCCAGCCGTGACCGAGGAGCTGGAGATGGATCACGATTCCGGCGATCGTCAGTCCCGTGATCGCGCAGCCGATGAAGGCGACCGGCAGGTGCCACTTCAGTCTTCGCTCATCGGAGGCGATCCAGGCCAACAGCAAGAGCGCGGGGACCACGACGCCGATCCGAACCGGGGCTGACCAGGCGAGGACCTCGGCCGGCATCGATCGAATGTCACCCAGGGTCGCCATGCCGAAGACGGCCGCCGCCACCGCCATGCCGAGGCGCGTACGCGGCGCGGCCTGCTTGAGCATGTAGCCGCGGAATGCCTGGGCGTGCTCCGGCGGAATCCGGTCGTAGTCTTGGGATGCGTGGGTCAAGCGGAGTCGGTCGATTGGATGGGGCCACGGCGATACGTGGAGGGGCCCAGGCGTGTCGTCCCGTCGATCGAGAGAACCCCTGACTGCCAGCATCGACCGCGATCCGAGACGAGTTGAAGCGGATCCGCCAGGAATTGGTTCACCCGGGCACAAATACGGAGTCCCCCCTATGGGGTCGTGGGGGAATGGGCTGATCACGGCTGGAGCAGTGTTTCGCTCCAGGCCCCTTCGACGCGGGCGACGACGGTTCGGGTATGGACCCGGTCTCGGCTGCCCTGCCAGTGCTCGACCCGGTCCGGTTCGAGCCGGAAGCCGATCCAGTCGGACGGGCAGGGGATCGGGTCCGGTAGACGGGCTTCCGCCGCATCCCTCGCTGCGCGGAGGGACTCCGGAGAGTCGAGCGGCTGCGACTGGGCCGAGACCTGGATCATGATCTGGCCCGCCCGAGGGCGTGCCGCGAAGTCCGCCGCGACCTCTTCGTCGCTCAGCCGAACGACGGTGCCGTCGACCCGGGCCTGCTCCTCGATCGGCTCCCAGTAGAAGCAGACGCTCGCGCGAGGATTACCGGCCAGGTTCTGCGCCTTCTCGCTTCGCGCGTCGGTGAAGAAACGCAGGCCCTCGTCGTCGATCGACTTGAGGAGCACGTGGCGAACCGACGGCGAGCCCGTTCCGTCGACCGTCGCCAGACTCATCGCGTTCATGTTCCGGCGCCCCGTGGCGCTCGCTCGCTCGATCGCGTCACGAATGCGCTCGATCGCCTCGGAATACGTCCTGGACACCGCGCTCATGGGGCTTCTCCATGCCTGGTTCGGGCCCCAAGTGGTCGGTCATCCATCGAAGACGGTCAATGGGCGGCGGACCCGGGTTCTCGCGCGGTCGTCGCTCTCCTGTCGTAGTCTCGCGCGGGACCGAGTCGAAGCGGAGGAGTCCATCGTGAGCAAAGCCGTCCTGACCCCGGAGCAGCAGGAGTTCCAGGAATACGCCCGTCGCTGGCTGGCAGAGAACGCGCCGCCGCCGCCCCCCGAGCGCCTGCCCATCACGGCGATCGAAGTCATGACCGTCGGCCAGCGCGACTACCTCCAGGCCTGGCAGCGCAAGTGCTACGACGCGGGCCTCGTCGGCGCCGACTACCCGACCGAGTACGGCGGCGGGGGGCACGAGGGATTCCAGCGGATCGCGAACATGGAGCTGGGCCGGGCGAAGGTGCCCTTCCTGATCAACATCGTCGGCCTGAACATGGCCGCGCCGACGATCCTGGTCCACGGGACGGAAGCGCAGAAGGAGAAGTTCATTCCGGGCTGTCTCTCCGGGGACGAGATCTGGTGTCAGGGCTTCTCCGAGCCGGGCGCCGGCTCCGACATGGCGAACCAGCAGACGAGCGCGGTCCCGGACGGCGACGACTGGATCGTGAACGGTCACAAGGTCTGGACGAGTCTCGGTCACTTCGCGAAGTGGATGATCCTGATCACGCGAACCAGCAAGGACCACAAGTACGACGGGCTCACCTACTTCCTCTGCCCGATCGAGGGTCACGACGGCGTGACCGTCCGGCCGCTGGTCAAGATTACCGGGGAGGCCGGGTTCAACGAGGTCTTCTTCGAGGACGCGCGGGTGCCCGACGCCTATCGGCTCGACGACGTCGGCAAGGGCTGGACCGTCGCGATGACGACGCTGACCTACGAGCGCGGGGCGGCAGAGAGCGCCGGGTCCGGCGGCGGCGAGAGCGTTCACCCGACCCAGCGGCTGATCGAGCTCGCGCGTGACACCTGGCGCGACGGCGAGTGCGCAGCGGACGATCCGGTCACGCGGGACGCGATCATGCAGCGCGCCATCGTGGCGGAAGGCATGCGCCAGAACGGTCGGCGCGCGCGGGTCGAGGCGCTCTGCGACCACCCGATGCGATTGCCGCTCCAGCAGAAACTCACGTCGAGCGAGTTCGTCCAGGATAACGCGCGCGTCGGCGTCGACATCGCGGGGGCGAAGTCGACGCTCTACAAGCTCGACGAGCGCGCTCCGAGCAAGGGCTACTGGCCGCTCGCCTACATGAACTCGTACGGTCACACGATCGCAGCCGGCACGAACGAGATCCAGCGCAACATCCTGGGCGAGCGCGTGCTCGGCCTGCCGAAGTCGAAGTAGGCGAGGGGGACGAGATGGCCGAGAAGAACGCGGCACCCAAGGATTTCGGGTTCGGAGAGGACGAAGCGATGCTGCGCGACCTCGCGCGCAAGTTCCTCGACGAGCAGCTGCCCGTGGAGACCCTACGTCGACTCGTCGCAGAGGCGCCCGAGCCGATCTATGACGAAGGCGAGCGAGCGCGCTGGGACGAGGCGCTCTGGAAGGAGATCGTCGAGCTCGGTTGGACCGGGCTCGCCGTCGGCGAAGAAGAGGGCGGCGCGGGGATCTCGCTCGTGGGGATCGCGGGCGTCGTCGAAGAGGTCGGACGGCACGCGCTCCCGTCGCCGCTGATCCCGACCCTCTCCGCGAGTCTCGTACTCCGCGAAGCAGGCGGGCCCGTCGCCAGGACGATCCTCGAAAGGATCGCGCAGGGCGCGACGGCGTCCCTCGCGATCACCGGCGAGCGGGGGAGCTGGGATCCGGATGCCCCTGCGCTCGAAGCGCGAGAGGACGGCGATACGATCGTACTCGACGGGATGGCCTGCTTCGTCCAGGACGCGTTCAAGGCCGACGTCCTGATCGCCTCGGCTCGGCTCGGGGGCGACGTGGTCCTGTGCGCCGTCGAGGCGGGCGCGGCGGGACTCACGATCGACGCGGACCACATCCACGATCTCACGCGTGACCAGGCGACGCTCCGCTTCGACGGTGTGCGCGTGGGCGGCGACGCGGTCGTGTCGAGGGAAGCGCTCGGTGCGCTTCGCAAGGCCTGGCCCGGACTGCTCGTCCTCGTGACGGCGGATCTCTGCGGGACGAGCGAGTGGCAGCTCCAGACGACGGTCGAGTACGCGCGGCAGCGGACCCAGTTCGATCGGCAGATCGGGTTCTTCCAGGCCGTGAAGCATCCGTTGGTCGATGCGATGGTCGAGATCGATCGCGCGAAGTCGCTCCTCTACCACGCGGCGTGCGAGATCGATCGCGGCTCCGAGGAGGCGGAGACCGCCGCGCGGATGGCGAAGAGCGCGGCCTCGGACGCCGGCGCCTTCATCTCGGATCGATCGGTCCAGCTCCACGGCGGCATCGGCTTCACCTGGGAGTGCGACGTCCACATCTATTTCAAGCGCAGCCTGCACAACCAGGTCCTGTTCGGCGACGGGGTGCACCAGCGCAAGAAGCTGGCGGAGACGCTGATCGGCCCGATCGGCTGACCACGCCCAACCCTCGCCGCGAGAGGAAGAGTCATGCCCGTCGACTACGTCGACTTCGAAGAAGCCCGCCAAGCCTCCGGTCTCCGCATGATCGTGGTGTCCGCGGTCCCGAGTCCCTGGGGCGAGGCGGCGAAGGGGATCCTGCACGTGAAGGGGATCCCGTGGAAGGCCGTCCGCCTGGATCAGGCGAGCGATGCGATGGCCGAATGGTCGGGAGAACGAAGCGGTCCGGTCGCCTTTCTCGACGACGAGGCCCCGCGATCCGGTTGGCTCGAGATCCTGCTCCTCGCGGAGCGATTGGCACCCGCGCCGTCGCTCGTCCCGACCGATCCCGTGGCACGCGCGGAGATGCTCGGCCTCTGTCAGGAGCTCTGCGGGGAGCAGGGGCTCGGCTGGGTCCGTCGGCTCCAGGGCATCCACGAAGGCATGACCGGTGGTGGGGGATTCCCGGCCCCGGTCGCGAAATACCTAGCGGGCAAGTACGGCTACCGCGCCGACGAGGCGTCGTCGTACTCGGCGCGCGCGGCCGAGCTGCTCGAGCTCTTCGCGCGCCGTCTGAAGGCTGAGCGCGACGCGGGGCGCCGTTACTACCTCGGGGATCGGCTGACCGCCCTCGATGTCTACAGCGCGACCTTCATGGCCCTCGTCCAGCCTCTCCCGCCCGAGGACTGTCCGATGCCCGACGCGATGCGCACGGCCTTCGGGACCCTCGACGACGCGACTGAGAAGGCGCTCGATCCGATCCTGCTGGAGCATCGGGACTTCGTCTACGCGGAGCACCTCGAACGCCCGCTCTCGCTCTGACGTGGCGCGCCGGCGGGTCTACTCCGCCGGAACGGCCAGCATCGCCTCGATCCCGCCGTCCACCGGAAGCACCACCCCATTCACGAAGCGGGCGTAGTCCGAGGCCAGGAACACGGCGACGTTCGCGATGTCTTCGGGGGTGCCGAGGCGTCCCATCGGTTGCTTCGCGGCGAAGCCCTCGACGCCGCCGGGGAGGGTGCGGAGCCAGGCGAGCATGCCGCCGGCGGCGGCGGAGGGCGCGATTGCGTTCGCCCGGATGCCGCGCGGGCCGTACTCGATGGCGACGCTCCGCATGAAGCTGTTCACGCCGGCCTTCGCCGCGCCGTAGGTGGCGAGCCCCTTCACGGCCCCTGCGCCCGCGCCGCTCGTCGTGGACAGGATCACGCCTCCGCCTCGCTCGACCATGATCGGGAGTGCCTCCATGGTCGCGTGGTAGACCGCGTCGAAGTTGAGCGCTCGGAGTCGCGTGTGCTCCTTGCGGTCGATCTCTTCCATCGGCGTCGGAAAGGACCCGCCGGCGTTGTTGTAGAGCACGTCGATCCCGCCGAAGCGGTCGCAGGTCGTCCGCACGATGCTCGCGGCCTGGTCGGGATCGGTCACGTCGCAGACGAGGGAGGCGACCGTTCCGCCGCTCTTCTCGATCTCGTCGGTGGTCTCGCGGAGCCCGTCTTCGTTGAGGTCCGTCGCCAGAACGGAGCCGCCGAGGGACGCGAAGAGGATCGCGCTCGCCCGCCCGATCGAACCGCCGGCGCCCGTCACGGCGATCGCCTTGCCCGTGTAGTCGATCTTCATGCGTCGTTCCTCCTCCTGGCCGATTGGCAACGTCGAGGCACCGTACCCCGCCAAAGAGCCGACCGCGAAGGGGCGTTCGCCGCCGATTCAGTCGGCGTAGCCGTCGAGCACCTGTCGGGTCGGGGCCTGGGTCGGTCGCGGATGCGGCGAATACCAGGGCATCAGGATCTTCGCGATCCGCGGGGCGTAGAAGCGGGCCTCGCGCCGGTTGAAGGGCTTGCTCGCGGCGAGGGT
Proteins encoded in this region:
- a CDS encoding LLM class F420-dependent oxidoreductase, translated to MKIGLIPANIGAPNGEMMIGLAKLAEQVGFESIWTFEHVIIPVDYASKYPYSADGKMGVDPDANFVDPLIALTAIAAQTTTIRLGTGVNILSQANPLYVAKQAASLDFVSGGRFELGVGIGWLREEFEACGTPFERRGARFDDYVQAMRKVWTGDVVEHESEFLHWTGFKSNPTPVQDPFPVVIGGTKGKAFERVARFGNGWFAPTGSPKQLAPLMGQLEEACAKEGRTASEIEVTSMWFPNPEDLSDVEQFAELGVGRLVVPVPAIVKGNPIESIQAFGENVLAKLK
- a CDS encoding carboxymuconolactone decarboxylase family protein, translating into MRIRPLDMSEWSPKILAKLASIGRVHVDDAERATPDPDGAERKSPPGMLNTVVHHPDLVEPFLDFANVIAFKGSLPRRESELLALRVAWNCRSEFEWGHHVDYARDAGLSDGEIARIPAGPNAEGWSDIQRALLEAADELHTTQNVSDEVWAKLAGVYSEKQLVEVLFVVGEYTMLSMVVNASGVALEPGFDPLPDDSLA
- a CDS encoding deoxyribodipyrimidine photolyase, which produces MPRTAESVNVDSGPLEAPTRAPDAIAEWVDRHLHGLMGDDAAASPRFRGGQAAADEALERFDVGGYASKRNVVEPAQARGASGLSPWIRHGYLPLTRVWGAVEGGPPRDVAKFRSELLWQEYARHLYARIGRASGRSLRFAAVERGAGRMGARASAGMACIERLRDELHRDGWIPNASRMWVASHWSVRGQGGWRDGEDRFFQHLLDGSRAANRLGWQWTAGAQTGRLYTFERGQVERQAPDWCRDCPRNGDCPIEGAPNVEAPVHAAMPAPGLGRVRDARSGAGPSAVVDRGEPEAVWLTAESLGHADPALAAHPELPVVFVFDRGRLARWRLSRKRLVFLVEGLAELAEHRSVALHVGDPARVLAGRPLAATHAPVPGWRFLATRLEIAQEYPWPWLVAPHAGSIGSFSAWRKKITPPRSSGPQQDLGL
- a CDS encoding DUF4382 domain-containing protein, whose protein sequence is MLLPAFERLLPRGATFLAVALLALSLGCADGGGGSSSTSTAAAVGGEGAVAILLTDAPADPSLFSEINLTVVRMELRGEDGAREVLYEGDGQPIDLLELRTHSLPLGLHRTVPAGRYCRLRLEVARIELVFTNGERVDAERPGNSGRIEVVPGGCIEIEDGELAYLQLDIDAGRSIHIVEAPPGSERFLFRPVIHADLVSAAFEEKVVRVEGTVAEVDAEENEILVCDAVSVAETVELPAQRGCVTARLDEDSAFFDNVESEGRPRALDDLFDEFWVGESVTLVGLVDDTLPAVPVVRVPPGQRPPRGACRIWFLGRPPGLQPRPTSCDVEPEEIPAAAVLIDDAGRPVIDRQGLLTVDAFVVQLGEALRLSGVVDAPPTVDVLPILLDPDQAVSALDPIDVALQSAPPGGNGTRILTTTGAPLALEDVFEGDPLTVDGVLVLDDPDFIRGALVLVDVERAGELLVTGEVVKVLDDGFELDLDVNPCRSGRPLAVTTDENTRALSVTITEEGSETAVTDGVVVGDEASVTGLCDDTGLIANIVLVIDDQRETGTP
- a CDS encoding DegT/DnrJ/EryC1/StrS aminotransferase family protein — protein: MRTISPPGSYHDEREIEAVTDLLRSSHLQIGENVEAFEAAVASLMAKKHGVMVNSGTSALYLALDLLDLEPGDEIITSVLTFSADIAPMVRAGVIPVFVDVDETGYQIDVTKIEERVGPRTKAILTPNLIGNCPDWDVIRDIADRHGLKVVEDTCDVLGDTRLRGTPTGTRADLGVTSFAVTHSITAAGGGGLVGLDDPDLLDRCLVKRRWGRRSERYLFGSKRGQSDRFSATVDGLAYDNIFVFEEPLVWNFEPTELAAAFGRVQLEKLDAFNRRRRANFERYDEWFLEHEDRFIRPTTTPGVETTWMLYPYMVRPDSKLSRGETQELLEKQGVPTRVVWSGNITRQPGFSEIERRDPEDGYPNADRVMEYALMLPTHQGLTDDDIDYVLDVLEQTLG